One genomic region from Prochlorococcus marinus CUG1433 encodes:
- the ureE gene encoding urease accessory protein UreE: MRMNKQIVVTDWIKEKPRLGSFLKLTLSSDERRLLRGKRLTDCDQEIILQLPREGILNDGDILSTNESNFYIEIIAQTENLLEISSNSKIELIKTAYHLGNRHVEVEITEDILLTKSDYVIENMIKNFNVDIVYTQKKFFPERGAHSHE; the protein is encoded by the coding sequence ATGAGAATGAATAAACAAATAGTTGTAACTGATTGGATTAAAGAAAAACCTCGATTAGGGTCATTTTTAAAACTTACCCTAAGTTCAGATGAAAGAAGACTCTTACGAGGTAAAAGATTGACTGATTGTGATCAAGAAATAATCTTACAATTACCAAGAGAGGGCATATTAAATGATGGAGATATTCTTTCAACTAATGAGTCCAATTTTTATATAGAGATAATTGCCCAAACAGAAAATTTACTTGAAATAAGTTCAAATTCTAAAATTGAACTTATTAAGACTGCTTATCATCTAGGAAATAGGCATGTAGAAGTAGAAATTACAGAAGACATTCTTCTAACAAAAAGTGATTACGTAATTGAAAATATGATTAAAAATTTTAATGTTGATATCGTGTATACCCAGAAAAAATTTTTTCCGGAAAGAGGTGCCCATAGTCATGAGTAA
- a CDS encoding urease accessory protein UreF — MSKSHLLKYLLISPNLPVGGFCYSEGLESYLNTKDLKDSNSIKELIISELEIGQIRLDARLLLDFFDIFKELNEGKNFKSNLQKLLSLDKWILSSKDCIEMREQQTQMAKSLFDLNKEFGFEYLYKKNKKNSWPFAWSWACYCFEITKLEMVENFFYAWSSNQLSAALRIIPIGSTKAQLIQRDLLEIISKVSKEIMDKEIDDIYFGNVGLAMAQQNHNDLYTKLFRN; from the coding sequence ATGAGTAAAAGTCACTTATTAAAATATTTATTAATAAGCCCTAACTTACCAGTTGGAGGATTTTGTTATTCGGAGGGATTGGAGAGTTACCTAAATACCAAAGATTTAAAAGACTCAAATTCGATAAAAGAATTAATTATTAGTGAACTAGAAATTGGCCAGATTAGACTAGATGCAAGACTATTATTAGATTTTTTTGATATTTTTAAAGAGTTAAACGAAGGGAAAAATTTTAAAAGTAATTTGCAAAAGCTATTGAGTTTGGATAAATGGATCCTCTCATCAAAAGACTGTATCGAAATGAGAGAACAACAAACTCAAATGGCAAAATCTCTCTTCGATCTAAACAAAGAATTTGGATTTGAATATCTATATAAAAAAAATAAAAAAAACTCCTGGCCATTTGCGTGGAGTTGGGCTTGTTATTGTTTTGAAATTACGAAGTTAGAAATGGTTGAGAATTTTTTCTACGCATGGAGTTCAAACCAACTTAGTGCAGCATTAAGAATTATTCCTATTGGTTCGACAAAAGCACAATTAATTCAGAGAGATTTATTAGAAATAATTTCAAAAGTTTCTAAAGAAATTATGGACAAAGAAATTGATGACATCTATTTTGGCAATGTAGGTTTAGCAATGGCACAACAAAATCACAATGACCTTTATACAAAACTTTTTAGAAATTAA
- the ureG gene encoding urease accessory protein UreG, with protein MSSKLRVGVAGPVGSGKTALVETLCTRMKKNYEIAVVTNDIYTKEDAKFLINKKVLEEGRIIGVETGGCPHTAIREDCSLNKNAVFELENKYNPLDFIFVESGGDNLASSFSPELVDLSIYVIDVSAGDKIPRKGGPGITRSDLLLINKIDLADMVGADLNIMKSDTEFMRKGKPWFFTNLSSGSGADEIIRFLESHIPRNRK; from the coding sequence ATGAGCAGTAAATTGAGAGTAGGAGTTGCTGGGCCTGTAGGTTCTGGAAAAACTGCATTAGTAGAGACTCTATGCACAAGAATGAAAAAAAATTATGAGATAGCAGTTGTCACCAACGATATTTACACCAAAGAAGATGCTAAATTTCTTATAAATAAAAAAGTATTAGAAGAAGGAAGGATTATTGGAGTAGAAACAGGAGGTTGTCCTCATACAGCCATAAGAGAGGATTGTTCTCTAAATAAAAATGCAGTTTTTGAATTAGAAAATAAATACAATCCTTTAGATTTTATTTTTGTAGAAAGTGGAGGTGATAATTTAGCATCTAGTTTTAGTCCCGAACTTGTAGATTTATCAATATATGTTATTGATGTATCGGCAGGAGACAAAATTCCTAGAAAAGGAGGACCAGGGATAACAAGATCAGATTTATTGTTAATAAACAAAATTGACTTGGCAGATATGGTTGGTGCAGATTTAAATATTATGAAAAGTGATACGGAATTTATGAGAAAAGGGAAACCCTGGTTTTTTACAAACCTCAGTAGCGGCAGTGGTGCTGATGAAATAATTCGATTTTTAGAATCACATATACCCCGCAATCGAAAATAG
- the urtA gene encoding urea ABC transporter substrate-binding protein, translated as MRISRRILAGLATASLAVTATSCGGGGTSGSFDDTVTVGILHSLSGTMAISESTLVDTEKMAIEEINAAGGVKVGGKSYKIEYIVEDGASDWPTFAEKSKKLIDQDGVPVVFGGWTSASRKAMLPVYESKDAFLYYPIQYEAQECSNNIFYTGATPNQQSEPATDFMYKRSPAAGGDFFLVGSDYVFPRTSNTITKAQVKQLGGKVVGEDYLPLGNTEVAPIISKIKKALPEGGIIINTLNGDQNVAFFKQIQDAGITPSSGYYVMNYSIAEEEISTIGPEFLEGHYGAWNYMMSIDTPASKKFAQNFKKRWGADRVVADPQESAYNMVYLWKQAVEDAGTFDDNAVREALVGQKFDAPQGPVEVMPNHHLSQTVRIGQINAEGGFTILEETGVVLPQAWNQKHPSSKGFACDWTDPSKGEKYKL; from the coding sequence ATGAGAATTTCAAGGCGTATTTTGGCAGGATTAGCTACTGCCTCACTTGCGGTTACAGCAACTTCATGTGGTGGAGGTGGAACCTCCGGAAGTTTCGACGACACAGTAACGGTTGGTATTTTACATTCGTTATCTGGAACAATGGCGATTTCTGAATCAACCCTAGTTGATACAGAAAAAATGGCTATTGAAGAGATAAATGCTGCTGGTGGTGTAAAAGTTGGCGGCAAAAGCTACAAGATAGAATACATAGTTGAAGATGGCGCATCAGATTGGCCAACTTTTGCTGAAAAATCCAAGAAACTTATAGACCAAGACGGAGTTCCTGTCGTATTTGGTGGTTGGACATCTGCGAGTAGAAAAGCAATGCTTCCAGTTTACGAATCAAAGGATGCTTTCCTTTACTACCCCATTCAATATGAAGCCCAAGAATGTTCTAACAACATTTTCTATACAGGAGCAACCCCAAACCAACAGTCAGAACCTGCTACAGATTTCATGTATAAGCGTTCTCCCGCAGCTGGTGGAGATTTCTTCCTTGTAGGTTCAGATTATGTTTTCCCAAGAACTTCCAACACAATTACAAAAGCTCAGGTAAAACAATTAGGAGGTAAAGTTGTTGGCGAAGATTACCTTCCATTAGGAAATACTGAAGTTGCTCCAATTATCTCAAAAATCAAAAAGGCACTGCCTGAAGGTGGAATAATCATCAACACACTTAATGGTGATCAGAACGTTGCATTCTTTAAACAAATTCAAGACGCAGGTATCACTCCTTCAAGCGGTTACTACGTAATGAACTATTCAATTGCGGAAGAAGAGATTAGTACAATTGGTCCTGAGTTCCTAGAAGGTCATTACGGTGCTTGGAACTACATGATGTCAATCGATACTCCTGCATCTAAGAAATTCGCTCAAAATTTCAAGAAAAGATGGGGAGCTGATCGTGTGGTAGCTGATCCTCAAGAATCAGCCTATAACATGGTTTATTTATGGAAACAGGCAGTTGAAGATGCTGGAACTTTTGACGACAACGCAGTAAGGGAAGCCTTAGTTGGACAAAAGTTTGATGCTCCACAAGGCCCTGTTGAAGTTATGCCTAATCACCACTTATCTCAAACAGTAAGAATTGGACAGATTAATGCAGAGGGTGGATTTACAATCCTTGAAGAGACAGGAGTTGTTCTTCCCCAAGCATGGAACCAAAAGCATCCAAGTTCAAAAGGATTTGCATGTGATTGGACAGATCCTTCAAAAGGAGAAAAGTATAAGCTTTAA
- a CDS encoding branched-chain amino acid ABC transporter permease → MELLLDSLFNGVAIGSVLLVAALGLAIVFGLMGVINLAHGELMMLGAYTTYVTQLIFKLPLLKPFYNSYIIVSIFLAFIVSGVVGILLEKTIIRKLYGSPLETLLATWGVSLILQQFVRSVPLAYGTGLVISLLIGLFLPTTFSSKIKESINFKYFKFSSWIFAALTGVLTGSLISSSVSKLSRASARNVDVTAPAWMRGQVEIFGTAFPKTRLMIIVITLISVIAITLFLNQSAWGMRIRAVTQNRQMSDCLGISTEKVDIITFGIGSGLAGVAGVAVSLLGSVGPNVGGNYIVGCFMVVVLGGVGNLLGTVFASFGIGIMTDLIGAGRLLSIWPDMPLPLSNTINFFATTSMARVMIFALIVIFLQFKPTGLFPQKGRMVEN, encoded by the coding sequence TTGGAGTTACTTCTAGACAGTCTTTTTAATGGTGTTGCAATCGGATCTGTACTTCTTGTTGCTGCCTTGGGTCTGGCAATTGTTTTTGGTCTGATGGGTGTAATAAATCTTGCCCATGGAGAACTTATGATGCTTGGGGCTTACACAACATACGTAACACAATTAATTTTCAAATTGCCTTTATTAAAACCTTTCTACAATTCGTACATAATAGTTTCAATTTTCCTTGCTTTTATTGTTAGTGGAGTAGTAGGCATACTCCTGGAAAAAACTATAATAAGAAAGCTTTATGGAAGTCCGCTAGAAACACTTCTTGCAACTTGGGGTGTAAGCTTAATTCTTCAACAATTTGTAAGAAGTGTACCTTTAGCTTATGGGACTGGTCTGGTTATAAGTCTTTTAATAGGTTTATTCCTACCGACAACATTCTCATCAAAAATAAAAGAATCAATAAATTTCAAATATTTTAAATTTAGTTCTTGGATATTTGCTGCTTTAACTGGGGTCCTGACAGGAAGCTTAATCTCGTCATCTGTCAGCAAACTTAGTAGAGCAAGCGCTCGAAATGTTGATGTAACAGCACCCGCATGGATGAGAGGTCAAGTAGAAATTTTTGGCACTGCCTTTCCTAAAACAAGATTAATGATAATTGTCATTACTTTAATATCTGTAATCGCAATAACATTATTTCTTAATCAAAGTGCCTGGGGGATGCGTATAAGAGCCGTTACCCAGAACCGACAAATGAGTGATTGTCTTGGTATCTCTACTGAAAAAGTGGATATAATTACTTTTGGAATTGGATCTGGCTTAGCAGGAGTTGCCGGGGTAGCAGTATCTCTTTTAGGTTCTGTAGGACCAAATGTTGGAGGAAACTATATAGTTGGTTGTTTTATGGTTGTAGTGCTGGGAGGAGTGGGTAATTTATTAGGAACAGTATTTGCTTCATTTGGAATAGGAATAATGACTGATTTAATTGGAGCTGGAAGGCTCTTATCAATATGGCCAGATATGCCTTTACCTTTATCAAACACAATCAACTTTTTTGCGACAACAAGCATGGCAAGAGTAATGATATTTGCACTAATCGTTATATTTTTACAATTTAAACCTACAGGTTTATTTCCTCAAAAAGGAAGGATGGTTGAAAACTAA
- the urtC gene encoding urea ABC transporter permease subunit UrtC: MSLNKIKLDKKIVLSFWIILIALIIAAPTLLPVFRLNLLGRYLSLSIVALGVDLIWGYTGLLSLGQGIFFALGGYCAAMYLQITSSSEFPNNIPEFFALYGVEKLPFFWEPFRSPVFTFFAIWIIPALVAGLIGFLVFRNRIKGVYFSILTQASLLVFFNFFNGQQKLINGTNGLKTDVTQLFGQMVGSEYMQRLFFWITAILVIAAWFFAKWVVKGRFGNILIGIRDDEPRVRFTGYNPVIFKTIIFSIAGGLAGISGALYTVQSGIVSPQFMTVPFSIEMVIWVAVGGRGTLLGAILGAVFINYAKSLVSEALPASWMFIQGGLFILVVTALPEGVLGWIQGDGPRNLLQRFGLKRKIETYPSLEINNKRGNNE; encoded by the coding sequence ATGTCCTTAAATAAAATTAAATTAGATAAAAAAATAGTATTGTCATTTTGGATAATATTAATAGCCTTAATTATTGCAGCACCAACTCTACTTCCTGTTTTTAGACTAAATCTTCTAGGTAGATACTTATCCTTATCCATAGTTGCACTTGGTGTTGATCTTATCTGGGGATATACAGGTTTACTAAGTCTTGGACAAGGGATATTTTTTGCACTAGGTGGATATTGTGCAGCAATGTATTTGCAAATAACCAGCTCTTCTGAATTTCCAAATAATATTCCTGAATTTTTTGCCTTATATGGTGTTGAAAAATTACCTTTTTTCTGGGAACCTTTTAGATCGCCTGTTTTTACCTTCTTCGCAATCTGGATAATTCCAGCATTAGTTGCTGGTTTAATTGGATTTCTTGTTTTCAGGAATAGAATTAAAGGTGTATATTTTTCTATACTTACCCAAGCTTCTCTTCTTGTATTCTTTAATTTCTTTAATGGTCAACAAAAACTTATAAATGGAACAAATGGATTAAAAACAGATGTAACACAACTATTTGGTCAGATGGTAGGTTCTGAATACATGCAAAGATTGTTCTTTTGGATAACTGCCATCCTAGTAATAGCAGCGTGGTTTTTTGCAAAGTGGGTAGTTAAAGGTAGATTTGGCAATATTCTTATAGGAATTCGAGATGATGAACCAAGAGTTAGGTTTACAGGATATAATCCAGTGATATTCAAGACTATAATATTTTCGATTGCTGGAGGTCTCGCTGGAATTTCGGGAGCTCTATATACTGTTCAATCAGGAATAGTATCACCTCAATTTATGACAGTTCCCTTTTCCATAGAAATGGTTATATGGGTTGCAGTTGGAGGGAGAGGAACTTTATTAGGAGCGATACTTGGAGCAGTTTTCATCAACTATGCAAAAAGTCTTGTAAGTGAAGCTTTACCCGCTAGCTGGATGTTTATTCAAGGAGGGTTGTTTATTTTAGTTGTAACAGCACTGCCAGAAGGAGTTTTAGGATGGATTCAAGGAGATGGTCCTAGGAATCTTCTTCAAAGATTTGGTTTAAAAAGGAAGATTGAAACCTATCCAAGCTTAGAAATTAACAATAAGAGGGGGAATAATGAATAA
- the urtD gene encoding urea ABC transporter ATP-binding protein UrtD: MNNIDLLNLIDITVSFEGFLALNKLNLNLKKGELRAVIGPNGAGKTTFLDVITGKVKPTKGEVIFKGKSLVGKREHKIARLGVGRKFQSPRIFENLTVKENLEISVTTPKSPLNLINKSIKDEQLNEIERLMKIVNLAQKVDSKAGSLSHGQKQWLEIAMLVGQKPDLMLVDEPVAGLTDEETDLTADLLKSLSGENTVVVIDHDMEFIRRLDSNVSVLNQGTVLCEGTMETIQKDKKVIDVYLGRPED; this comes from the coding sequence ATGAATAATATAGATCTTCTAAATTTAATTGATATTACTGTTAGTTTCGAGGGTTTTTTAGCTCTAAACAAACTTAATTTAAATTTAAAGAAAGGAGAATTAAGAGCTGTAATAGGACCCAACGGCGCAGGTAAAACAACATTTCTTGATGTAATAACTGGAAAGGTTAAGCCAACAAAAGGTGAAGTGATTTTTAAAGGTAAATCTCTAGTAGGTAAAAGGGAGCACAAAATAGCCAGACTAGGAGTTGGAAGAAAGTTTCAAAGTCCAAGAATCTTTGAAAATCTAACAGTTAAAGAAAATCTTGAAATATCGGTGACAACTCCTAAAAGTCCTTTAAACCTCATAAATAAAAGTATTAAGGATGAGCAGCTTAATGAGATTGAACGTCTTATGAAGATTGTTAATTTAGCTCAAAAAGTTGATTCTAAAGCTGGATCTTTATCTCATGGCCAAAAACAATGGCTTGAGATAGCAATGTTAGTAGGACAGAAGCCAGATTTAATGTTGGTAGATGAACCTGTTGCTGGTTTAACTGATGAAGAAACTGATCTAACAGCTGATTTATTAAAATCTTTATCGGGAGAAAATACCGTAGTAGTAATTGATCACGATATGGAATTCATAAGAAGACTTGATAGTAATGTTTCAGTATTAAATCAGGGCACTGTATTATGTGAGGGAACGATGGAAACCATACAAAAAGACAAAAAAGTTATTGATGTTTATTTAGGAAGACCTGAGGACTAG
- the urtE gene encoding urea ABC transporter ATP-binding subunit UrtE has protein sequence MENLLEIKSLNTYYGESHILRDVDLNVKSGEMVCLIGRNGVGKTTLLKSLIGLLKQRKGDIYLIGENINRKAPHQRARKGMAYVPQGREIIPYLSVEENLMLGMESLPGGLSKNKKIDPFIYDLFPILKDFLQRRGGDLSGGQQQQLAIARALLGKPQLLLLDEPTEGIQPNIVLDIENAINQIIRDTGIGVLLVEQHLHFVRQANRYYAMQRGGIVASGNTSDLSQAVIDKFLSV, from the coding sequence ATGGAAAATTTACTCGAAATAAAATCGTTAAATACTTATTATGGCGAGAGTCATATTCTTAGGGATGTAGATTTAAATGTTAAATCAGGAGAAATGGTTTGTTTGATTGGAAGAAATGGAGTTGGCAAAACAACTTTATTGAAATCACTTATTGGATTGTTAAAACAAAGAAAAGGTGATATTTATTTGATTGGCGAAAATATCAATAGAAAAGCTCCTCATCAGAGGGCGAGAAAAGGAATGGCTTACGTTCCTCAAGGGAGAGAAATCATTCCATATCTATCAGTTGAAGAGAATCTCATGCTAGGAATGGAGTCTCTGCCAGGAGGATTATCTAAGAACAAGAAAATAGATCCATTTATTTATGATCTCTTCCCAATCCTAAAAGATTTTCTACAAAGGAGAGGAGGAGATCTTAGTGGAGGACAACAACAGCAACTAGCTATTGCAAGAGCATTACTGGGAAAACCTCAACTGCTATTACTTGACGAGCCAACGGAAGGTATTCAGCCAAATATAGTTTTAGATATCGAAAATGCAATCAATCAGATAATTAGAGATACAGGAATAGGTGTTTTATTAGTAGAACAACACTTACATTTTGTCAGGCAAGCCAACAGATATTATGCGATGCAACGAGGAGGTATTGTTGCCAGCGGAAATACTAGTGACTTGAGTCAAGCAGTTATTGATAAGTTCTTAAGCGTTTAA
- a CDS encoding RNA-binding protein, with translation MIKRVFAIFILTLLLLFSSPVYSLDTSSKNLEKYTKKISNKFTRTYCNTSKFGISYEGALAFAIGETNKEFKNNKLNKFVDYSLLKNSIVNDLENKCQIYDFAISSLENLKFN, from the coding sequence ATGATCAAAAGAGTTTTTGCGATATTCATTTTAACTTTGCTTCTTCTTTTTAGCAGTCCAGTTTATTCATTAGATACTTCCTCTAAAAATCTTGAAAAGTATACTAAGAAGATTTCTAATAAGTTCACTAGAACTTACTGCAACACTTCCAAATTCGGTATTTCTTATGAAGGAGCTTTGGCATTTGCTATCGGAGAGACTAATAAGGAATTTAAAAATAATAAACTCAATAAGTTCGTAGACTATTCACTACTAAAAAATTCAATAGTTAATGATTTAGAAAATAAATGCCAGATTTATGATTTTGCTATTAGTAGTTTAGAAAATTTAAAATTTAATTAG
- a CDS encoding aromatic ring-hydroxylating dioxygenase subunit alpha: MENRQINFFKSKDFNTVLKPFKEGTVVKIDSLDIRENQNELKIGLFGWYAICPSKELKKNKLHYFSLYDEPLVLYRDENENVRCIKNICPHRGASFFGGNLSDGVLTCPYHGAKFTSSGSCQNLDRITCSHIVDNNYDNYAKRIHLSQYKALEKNEYVFVHFSKKPDTDLKNISEDSPISNYELSDNGFLHDDYVSEEVLVDFKCDWSRIIENHLDILHLFWVHGDTIPDKDVNKNVLVSFNQKINVSPNHIESIYYYKNDPRKEFIRIKYIPPGRILIYKGDPSLARYLQVLDHIPLGNNKARVIVRHYRKFLRNKLLNNLLLFKETQRKIFYKIFDEDYMILKTQTYNHNMGFISKDEIKLLGEDRIINYFWKWYKKSEDRDKPWKNINNAQNLDVYDKVILKYPPEIKKLEIKNNIDIIRKTFLRFAAPFIIFILII, encoded by the coding sequence ATGGAAAACAGACAAATTAATTTTTTTAAATCAAAAGACTTTAATACCGTTCTTAAGCCATTTAAAGAAGGAACGGTGGTAAAAATTGACTCGTTAGATATTAGAGAAAATCAGAATGAATTAAAAATAGGTTTATTTGGTTGGTATGCAATTTGTCCTTCAAAAGAACTAAAAAAAAATAAGCTACATTATTTTTCACTCTATGATGAACCTCTCGTTCTTTATAGAGATGAGAATGAAAATGTTAGATGCATTAAAAATATTTGTCCACACAGGGGAGCATCCTTTTTTGGGGGGAACTTATCAGATGGAGTATTAACCTGTCCATATCATGGTGCCAAATTCACATCTAGTGGAAGTTGTCAAAATCTCGATAGGATAACATGCAGTCATATAGTTGATAACAATTACGATAACTACGCCAAAAGAATTCACTTATCTCAATACAAAGCATTAGAAAAGAATGAATATGTTTTTGTACATTTTTCTAAAAAACCAGATACTGATTTAAAAAATATAAGTGAAGATTCACCCATAAGTAACTACGAATTATCAGATAATGGTTTTTTACATGATGATTATGTGTCTGAGGAGGTATTAGTTGACTTTAAATGTGATTGGTCAAGAATAATTGAAAATCACTTAGATATCCTTCATCTTTTTTGGGTTCATGGCGATACAATCCCAGATAAAGATGTTAATAAAAACGTACTAGTTAGTTTTAACCAGAAAATTAATGTTTCTCCCAATCACATTGAAAGTATCTATTACTATAAGAATGATCCTAGAAAAGAATTTATTCGGATAAAATACATCCCACCAGGAAGGATATTAATTTATAAAGGGGATCCTTCTCTAGCTAGATATTTACAAGTCTTAGATCATATTCCACTAGGGAATAACAAAGCCAGAGTAATAGTAAGGCACTACAGGAAATTTTTGAGAAATAAATTACTTAATAATCTCTTGTTATTTAAAGAGACTCAACGGAAGATTTTTTATAAGATATTTGATGAGGATTATATGATATTAAAAACGCAAACGTATAATCACAATATGGGATTTATAAGTAAAGATGAAATTAAATTATTGGGAGAAGACAGAATAATAAATTATTTTTGGAAATGGTACAAGAAATCTGAAGATAGAGATAAACCATGGAAAAATATTAATAATGCCCAAAATCTTGATGTATACGACAAAGTTATATTGAAATACCCTCCAGAGATAAAAAAATTAGAAATCAAAAATAATATAGATATTATTAGAAAAACATTTTTAAGATTCGCTGCGCCATTTATAATTTTTATATTAATAATATAA
- a CDS encoding ABC transporter ATP-binding protein, producing the protein MVNKFWFEARNINCFKDGFRVIKDLNLKIAYSENVILIGPNGSGKSSLIEVINRNIYPVITNESKLKIFNKELINLWELRKRISTVNNDIKNRINPNLKIIDVILSGLYGRYCYIQNKSEKDISKVEKIMKNMNISNLSNKKFSYLSDGEKQISIIARALIKTPDILILDEPIANLDYKSKYFVIDKIDELSKLDTKILCVTHNISMITKIYDRVIMLKGGEIIADGNQNKVINSENLNKLYGIDIEIIKNNGLWTINRLSK; encoded by the coding sequence GTGGTCAATAAGTTTTGGTTTGAGGCGAGAAATATAAATTGTTTTAAGGATGGTTTTAGAGTAATTAAAGATTTAAATTTAAAGATAGCCTACTCAGAGAACGTAATATTAATTGGACCAAACGGTTCAGGGAAATCATCTTTAATAGAAGTAATTAATAGAAACATATACCCAGTTATAACGAATGAATCAAAACTTAAAATATTTAACAAGGAACTAATAAATTTATGGGAACTAAGAAAAAGAATAAGTACCGTTAATAATGATATTAAAAATAGAATAAATCCAAATCTTAAAATTATTGATGTAATTTTAAGTGGACTATATGGAAGATATTGTTATATACAAAATAAATCTGAAAAAGATATAAGTAAGGTGGAAAAAATCATGAAAAATATGAATATATCAAATTTATCAAATAAAAAATTTTCCTATTTGTCAGATGGAGAAAAACAAATATCTATTATTGCAAGAGCATTAATAAAAACTCCAGACATATTAATCCTTGATGAGCCAATTGCAAATTTAGATTATAAATCAAAGTATTTTGTAATTGACAAGATTGATGAACTATCAAAATTAGATACAAAAATATTATGTGTAACTCACAATATTTCAATGATTACGAAGATTTATGATAGGGTCATAATGCTAAAAGGTGGTGAAATAATTGCTGATGGGAATCAAAATAAAGTTATTAATAGTGAAAATCTAAATAAGCTATATGGGATTGATATAGAAATAATTAAAAATAATGGACTTTGGACTATAAACAGATTATCTAAATAA
- a CDS encoding Crp/Fnr family transcriptional regulator: protein MNFHSYGESPTKSVRIITGQSVLIDPSSRPKGTCLEVESGIARVYCPCEETEGMTLAFLQSGDQLRTDLLCSEGVCVEALTDLSFHSNVNIDENIGFDAVNEWTLQLLRIRHLGNAEQRLQALFSILVNRLGRRCGQWCELPFRLTHERIGELIGSTRVTSTRLISKLRSSELLVAPIGTQTVSVAPSFIETSPL, encoded by the coding sequence ATGAATTTCCATAGTTATGGAGAATCTCCTACAAAGTCTGTAAGAATAATAACTGGGCAATCCGTTTTAATAGATCCTTCATCGAGACCTAAGGGGACATGCTTAGAAGTTGAAAGTGGAATAGCTAGAGTTTATTGTCCATGTGAAGAAACTGAAGGAATGACTCTTGCTTTTTTGCAATCAGGTGATCAATTAAGGACAGACCTCTTGTGTAGCGAAGGTGTCTGTGTTGAAGCTTTAACAGATTTGTCTTTTCATAGCAATGTAAATATTGATGAGAATATTGGTTTCGATGCAGTAAATGAATGGACGTTGCAACTCCTTAGGATTAGACACTTAGGAAATGCAGAACAGCGATTACAAGCCTTGTTTTCAATACTAGTAAATCGTCTAGGTAGAAGATGTGGTCAATGGTGTGAGTTACCTTTTAGATTAACTCATGAAAGAATTGGCGAATTAATAGGTTCTACACGAGTAACATCTACAAGATTAATTTCGAAATTAAGATCATCTGAGTTATTAGTAGCTCCAATTGGCACCCAGACAGTAAGTGTTGCTCCTTCCTTTATTGAAACATCACCACTTTAG
- a CDS encoding ferritin, with translation MNENNLKTKKLVNFGPSGRAVAQPIDKSLLDNIFEHLTMERYANVQYFSIYLWFQERDLNGFASHFLSESQGEMEHAQKFADYLIARGQSVKLDEIPAPVQTWGSIEELISYSFNMEADLTSSLQQLYSISERISDTRTNVFLDPIIEAQTQSEDEFANILGKVKFASNQPSAILLIDSDLKKK, from the coding sequence ATGAATGAAAATAACTTAAAAACAAAAAAATTAGTTAATTTCGGTCCATCTGGAAGAGCTGTTGCTCAACCGATAGACAAAAGTTTGTTGGATAACATTTTTGAACATCTAACAATGGAAAGATATGCCAATGTTCAATATTTTTCTATTTATCTATGGTTTCAAGAACGTGATTTAAATGGATTTGCCTCTCATTTTCTTAGTGAATCACAAGGTGAAATGGAACATGCTCAGAAATTTGCAGATTACTTAATCGCAAGAGGACAAAGCGTAAAATTAGATGAAATTCCTGCACCCGTTCAAACATGGGGTTCTATAGAGGAGCTCATTTCTTATTCTTTTAATATGGAGGCTGATTTAACTTCATCTCTACAACAACTTTATTCCATATCAGAAAGAATTTCAGATACAAGAACTAACGTATTCTTAGATCCAATTATAGAAGCTCAAACACAATCAGAAGATGAATTTGCCAACATACTGGGCAAGGTAAAGTTTGCTTCAAATCAACCTTCGGCAATCTTATTAATAGATAGTGATTTAAAGAAAAAATAA